The following coding sequences are from one Epilithonimonas vandammei window:
- the uvrA gene encoding excinuclease ABC subunit UvrA: MKDYQDFIEVYGAREHNLKNISVKIPRNELVVITGLSGSGKSSLAFDTIFAEGQRRYIETFSAYARQFLGGLERPDVDKIEGLSPVIAIEQKTTNKNPRSTVGTITELYDFLRLLFARVSDAYSMSSGKRLVSYTEDQILETIKENFKGKKVYLLAPVVRSRKGHYHELFIHLSKKGYSQARIDGVLQDIEYDLKLDRYKTHDIEVVIDRWIIGENASELRMEKSLKTASDMGEGLIAIQEMGQDEIHFFSKNLMDDSTGDSLALPEPNTFSFNSPKGSCETCKGLGTVKKVNTDYFVENTSLSINQGALLPLEQIKSNKWILSQIKSILEVFDLSLTTPFKDIPKKALDYIYYGYSSDVTKELKHAGISKKIKINFEGLVKILEEIVEERENYDAVLVERNFTTEETCPACKGARLRQESLSFKIDGKNIAEVNALSLLDFKDWLAAVKDKFSDKNKIIAHEILKEIETRLQFLLDVGLDYLSLSRSSRTLSGGESQRIRLATQIGSQLVNVLYILDEPSIGLHQRDNERLINSLKHLRDIGNSVLVVEHDKDMILEADHVLDIGPKAGKFGGEILWQGNPKDITKANTITADYLTGKRKIEIPAERRAGNGKSIVLKGATGNNLKNVNLTIPLGKLVVVSGISGSGKSSLINGTLYPILNRHFYRAIQEPLPYKSIEGIDNIDKIVDVDQSPIGRTPRSNPATYTGMFTDIRNLFAELPESKIRGYKAGRFSFNVKGGRCETCQGGGLKVIEMNFLPDVYVHCETCHGKRFNRETLEVRYKGKSISDVLDMTINEAVEFFQPIPKIFNKVKTLQDVGLGYITIGQQSTTLSGGEAQRVKLATELSKKQTGNTLYILDEPTTGLHFEDVKILMDAIKKLVDLGNSFIIIEHNMDVIKLADHIIDVGPEGGKHGGQIIAEGTPEEVIKSKKSLTAKFLKKEM, from the coding sequence ATGAAAGATTATCAGGATTTTATCGAAGTTTACGGTGCTAGAGAACACAATCTCAAGAATATATCTGTAAAGATCCCAAGAAACGAATTGGTTGTTATTACAGGACTTTCCGGAAGCGGAAAATCCTCTTTGGCTTTCGATACGATTTTTGCTGAAGGACAACGCCGTTACATCGAAACTTTTTCGGCGTATGCAAGACAGTTTTTGGGTGGATTGGAACGTCCGGATGTTGATAAAATTGAAGGTCTGTCGCCAGTAATCGCTATTGAGCAGAAAACCACGAATAAGAATCCACGTTCAACCGTGGGCACAATTACAGAACTATATGATTTTCTGAGACTTCTGTTTGCAAGAGTTTCGGATGCTTATTCTATGAGTTCTGGAAAAAGATTGGTAAGTTATACGGAAGACCAGATTTTGGAAACCATCAAAGAAAACTTCAAAGGGAAAAAAGTTTATCTGTTGGCTCCGGTTGTGCGTTCCAGAAAAGGGCATTACCACGAATTGTTCATTCATCTTTCCAAAAAAGGTTATTCACAAGCGAGAATTGATGGTGTTTTACAAGATATTGAATACGATTTAAAACTTGACAGATATAAAACTCACGACATTGAGGTTGTGATTGACCGTTGGATTATCGGTGAAAATGCGTCTGAATTAAGAATGGAAAAATCTCTGAAAACCGCTTCCGATATGGGAGAAGGATTGATTGCCATCCAAGAAATGGGGCAAGATGAGATTCATTTTTTCAGTAAGAATTTAATGGACGATTCAACAGGGGATTCTTTGGCTTTACCAGAACCAAACACTTTTTCTTTCAACTCTCCAAAAGGAAGTTGCGAAACTTGCAAAGGCCTTGGAACTGTAAAAAAAGTCAACACAGATTATTTCGTAGAAAATACGAGTTTATCAATCAATCAAGGCGCATTGTTACCTTTGGAACAAATCAAATCTAATAAATGGATTCTGTCTCAAATCAAATCTATTCTTGAAGTTTTTGATTTAAGTTTAACAACGCCATTTAAAGATATTCCGAAAAAAGCTTTAGATTATATTTATTACGGTTACAGCAGCGATGTGACCAAAGAGCTGAAACACGCAGGTATTTCCAAAAAAATCAAAATCAACTTCGAAGGTTTAGTCAAAATCCTTGAAGAGATTGTTGAGGAAAGAGAAAATTATGATGCGGTTTTAGTAGAACGAAATTTCACAACCGAAGAAACTTGCCCGGCTTGTAAAGGCGCACGTCTTCGTCAGGAAAGTTTGAGTTTCAAAATTGATGGAAAAAATATTGCGGAAGTTAACGCTTTGTCTTTGCTAGATTTCAAAGATTGGTTAGCGGCGGTAAAAGATAAATTCAGTGATAAAAATAAAATTATCGCACACGAAATTCTGAAAGAAATCGAAACCAGATTACAGTTCCTTTTGGATGTTGGTTTGGATTATCTGAGTCTCAGCAGAAGCTCAAGAACGCTTTCTGGAGGAGAATCTCAGCGTATTCGTTTGGCAACTCAAATCGGTTCTCAATTGGTAAATGTTCTTTACATTTTGGACGAACCTTCGATCGGTCTTCATCAGCGTGACAACGAAAGGTTGATTAACTCGCTAAAACATCTTCGTGATATCGGAAACTCAGTTTTGGTGGTAGAGCACGATAAAGATATGATTTTGGAAGCGGACCACGTTTTGGATATTGGTCCAAAAGCAGGGAAATTCGGGGGAGAAATTCTTTGGCAAGGAAATCCGAAAGATATTACCAAAGCCAACACCATCACGGCAGATTATCTGACTGGAAAACGTAAAATCGAAATTCCTGCTGAACGACGCGCTGGGAACGGAAAATCTATTGTTCTGAAAGGTGCAACTGGAAATAACCTGAAAAATGTTAATCTGACGATCCCGTTAGGGAAATTAGTGGTTGTTTCAGGGATTTCGGGAAGTGGAAAATCTTCTTTGATTAACGGAACTTTGTACCCAATTCTGAATCGTCATTTTTACAGAGCAATCCAAGAACCTTTGCCATATAAAAGTATTGAAGGAATTGATAATATCGACAAAATCGTAGATGTTGACCAAAGTCCAATCGGGAGAACACCGCGTTCCAATCCTGCGACTTACACGGGAATGTTCACCGATATTAGGAATCTTTTTGCCGAATTGCCGGAAAGTAAAATCCGTGGTTACAAAGCCGGACGTTTTTCTTTCAATGTTAAAGGTGGACGTTGCGAAACTTGCCAAGGTGGTGGTTTGAAAGTCATCGAAATGAATTTCCTTCCGGATGTTTATGTTCATTGCGAAACCTGCCACGGAAAACGTTTCAACCGCGAAACTTTGGAAGTTCGTTACAAAGGAAAATCTATTTCTGATGTTTTGGACATGACGATTAATGAAGCGGTAGAATTCTTCCAACCGATTCCGAAAATCTTTAATAAAGTGAAGACTTTGCAAGATGTTGGTTTGGGTTATATCACAATTGGACAGCAATCCACAACTTTAAGTGGAGGAGAAGCGCAACGTGTGAAACTCGCAACTGAACTTTCCAAAAAACAAACAGGAAATACACTGTATATATTAGATGAACCAACAACCGGACTTCATTTCGAAGATGTGAAAATCCTGATGGACGCGATCAAAAAATTGGTAGACTTAGGGAACTCGTTCATCATCATCGAACATAATATGGATGTGATTAAATTGGCGGACCATATTATTGATGTTGGGCCAGAAGGAGGAAAACACGGTGGACAAATCATTGCAGAAGGAACGCCTGAAGAAGTAATTAAATCTAAGAAAAGCTTGACCGCTAAGTTTTTGAAGAAAGAGATGTAA
- a CDS encoding alpha-amylase family glycosyl hydrolase: MKKLILIPAIAALLLSCKTQNQAMELPQEWKHTTNIYEVNVRQYTPEGTFSAFEKHLPRLKKMGVKTLWFMPITPIAQKNKKGSLGSPYAASDYTTINPEFGTLDDFKHLVNEAHKMGFKVIIDWVANHTGWDHVWTKTHPDWYLKDADGSFHKASGMDDIIELDYSNKEMRLAMIEAMKYWVKETNIDGFRCDLASWVEVDFWQQARPEVEKVKPLFFLGEFDELESPDYGKVFDASYSWKWMHLSQDFYQKNLPLSDLKNLLEQYSKIGDNSMRAWFTTNHDENSWNGTEYEKYGDFAPALAVFSATWNGVPLLYSGQELPMKAKRLEFFEKDPIPWTGKYELENFYKTLLTLKSENPALRGGDPAVTTYWINTSANDKILAYLRKNGDKEVLVLINTTKENVNMKIQDDHLNSNYKNVFSGEKKTLINGSDISLGSFGYMVFEK, from the coding sequence ATGAAAAAACTAATTCTTATACCGGCAATAGCCGCACTGTTATTATCCTGCAAAACTCAGAATCAAGCTATGGAATTACCACAAGAATGGAAACACACTACCAATATTTACGAAGTAAACGTAAGACAATATACACCAGAAGGTACTTTTTCCGCTTTTGAAAAGCACTTGCCAAGGCTAAAAAAAATGGGCGTAAAAACATTGTGGTTTATGCCTATTACACCTATCGCACAGAAAAACAAAAAAGGTAGTCTGGGAAGTCCTTATGCAGCTTCTGATTATACAACCATCAATCCGGAATTTGGAACTTTAGATGATTTTAAACATCTGGTGAATGAAGCTCACAAAATGGGTTTCAAGGTAATCATTGATTGGGTTGCTAACCACACCGGTTGGGATCACGTTTGGACAAAAACCCATCCAGATTGGTATCTGAAAGATGCAGACGGCAGTTTTCATAAAGCCAGCGGAATGGACGACATTATAGAACTAGACTACTCCAACAAGGAAATGCGTTTGGCGATGATAGAGGCGATGAAATATTGGGTAAAAGAAACGAATATTGATGGCTTCCGATGTGATCTTGCAAGTTGGGTAGAAGTTGACTTCTGGCAACAAGCAAGACCAGAGGTAGAAAAAGTAAAACCTCTTTTCTTCCTTGGCGAGTTTGACGAATTAGAATCTCCGGACTATGGTAAAGTTTTCGATGCCAGTTACAGCTGGAAATGGATGCATCTTTCTCAGGATTTTTATCAAAAAAATCTTCCTCTTTCTGATCTGAAAAACCTACTGGAACAATATTCTAAAATTGGAGATAACTCTATGAGAGCCTGGTTTACAACCAATCACGATGAAAACTCATGGAACGGAACCGAATATGAAAAGTATGGTGATTTTGCCCCAGCTTTAGCCGTATTTTCCGCTACCTGGAACGGTGTTCCCTTGCTCTATTCTGGGCAGGAATTGCCTATGAAGGCTAAGCGTTTAGAATTTTTTGAAAAAGATCCTATTCCGTGGACCGGAAAATATGAACTGGAGAATTTTTACAAAACATTACTTACTCTTAAATCTGAAAATCCAGCATTGCGGGGAGGTGATCCAGCTGTTACAACCTATTGGATAAACACCTCTGCCAATGATAAGATTCTTGCTTATCTCAGAAAAAATGGTGATAAAGAAGTTCTGGTACTCATCAATACAACTAAAGAAAATGTCAATATGAAAATACAAGATGACCATCTAAACTCAAATTATAAAAATGTTTTTTCGGGTGAAAAAAAGACATTAATAAACGGATCAGATATCAGTCTTGGATCTTTTGGCTATATGGTTTTTGAAAAATAA
- a CDS encoding IS1096 element passenger TnpR family protein — protein MVYKIRIILDAKETIFRDIEIKDKQTLWNLHLGIKSAFSLPGEELSSFYFSDDEWNEGRAVPLEDMSDDGDGEIMSDIYLNEGFPEVGAKMRFQYGFIDLWEFFCELLEINDEKPAVNYPITVYRFGNVPLKAPSKNGAASGKNKSSAMPLLDDDFGDFDADFKETSFDDDDDFDDEEEDTGYNDVFEEDDED, from the coding sequence ATGGTTTATAAGATAAGAATAATTCTAGACGCCAAAGAGACAATTTTCCGAGATATTGAAATCAAAGACAAACAGACACTATGGAATCTGCACTTGGGTATCAAAAGTGCGTTTAGCCTGCCTGGCGAAGAGTTGTCATCCTTTTATTTTTCTGATGATGAGTGGAACGAAGGTCGTGCTGTACCTTTGGAAGATATGAGTGATGACGGAGACGGAGAAATCATGTCTGATATTTATCTGAACGAGGGCTTTCCGGAAGTAGGTGCTAAAATGAGATTTCAATATGGTTTTATAGACCTTTGGGAATTTTTCTGTGAGCTTTTAGAAATAAATGATGAGAAACCAGCAGTCAATTATCCGATAACTGTTTACAGATTTGGAAATGTTCCTTTAAAGGCACCAAGCAAAAATGGCGCAGCAAGCGGAAAAAACAAGAGCTCTGCAATGCCGCTTCTGGATGATGATTTTGGAGATTTTGATGCAGATTTTAAAGAAACCAGTTTTGATGATGATGATGATTTTGATGATGAAGAAGAAGATACCGGTTACAATGATGTTTTCGAAGAAGACGATGAGGATTAA
- a CDS encoding sensor histidine kinase, with amino-acid sequence MKINWLSVAASMLLVTVIGSVVLVFEFYTDDVYFKTRNFNYFLVFTLWFLFVLNYFVLEFLFNYYSKNQIRRITNILPEDIIHDYDSDLSFKELGEKMHEMNQKNAEIDMMKEMENYRKEYIGNISHELKTPLFSMQGYIETLRDGGVEDLSIRDKYLQRIDSSVERLLNIVKDLDMINRYESGQIDLKYSIFDINLLVQEIFDLLEMEGEKLAMTMQLQTTQPQLFVSADKQRISQVLINLISNSIKYANREEAQIIVSTREGTKSIHISVEDNGMGIKPENLPRIFERFFRVESSRSRKEGGSGLGLAIVKHILEAHQQTIAVESTYLSGTKFKFKLTKSTPSIKKINGISIGNSIPGKAQNL; translated from the coding sequence ATAAAAATAAACTGGCTTTCTGTAGCTGCATCTATGCTTCTGGTTACGGTAATTGGAAGCGTAGTTCTGGTTTTTGAATTTTACACCGATGATGTTTATTTCAAGACAAGAAATTTTAATTATTTTCTTGTTTTCACTCTTTGGTTTCTGTTTGTACTAAATTATTTTGTGTTGGAGTTTCTATTCAATTATTATAGCAAAAATCAGATCCGCAGAATCACTAATATCCTTCCGGAAGACATTATTCACGATTATGATTCCGATCTCAGTTTTAAAGAACTAGGAGAAAAGATGCACGAGATGAATCAGAAAAATGCAGAGATTGACATGATGAAAGAGATGGAAAACTACAGGAAAGAATATATCGGAAACATATCTCACGAGCTGAAAACACCACTTTTCTCGATGCAAGGTTACATAGAAACACTCAGAGATGGCGGCGTGGAGGATCTATCTATTCGTGATAAATACCTGCAAAGAATTGACAGTTCTGTGGAAAGGCTTCTGAATATTGTGAAAGATCTGGATATGATTAATAGATATGAATCCGGACAAATTGATCTGAAATACAGTATTTTTGATATTAATCTTTTGGTGCAGGAGATATTTGATCTTTTGGAAATGGAAGGAGAAAAACTTGCGATGACTATGCAGTTGCAAACCACCCAGCCTCAGCTTTTTGTATCTGCCGACAAACAAAGAATTTCGCAAGTGCTTATCAATCTGATTTCCAACTCTATAAAATACGCTAACAGAGAAGAAGCACAGATTATTGTCTCTACAAGGGAAGGTACCAAAAGTATTCATATTTCTGTAGAAGACAACGGAATGGGAATAAAGCCAGAAAATTTACCACGAATCTTCGAACGTTTTTTCCGTGTAGAAAGCAGCAGAAGCAGAAAAGAAGGCGGTTCTGGTCTTGGTCTTGCAATTGTGAAGCATATTCTGGAAGCGCATCAGCAAACTATAGCTGTAGAGAGTACTTATCTTTCCGGAACAAAATTTAAATTTAAACTAACAAAATCGACTCCGAGCATAAAGAAAATAAATGGTATCTCCATTGGTAATTCTATACCCGGAAAAGCGCAAAATTTATAA